One Glycine max cultivar Williams 82 chromosome 4, Glycine_max_v4.0, whole genome shotgun sequence DNA segment encodes these proteins:
- the LOC100778129 gene encoding activating signal cointegrator 1 complex subunit 2 isoform X2 — MKEKKLLELPKLLDICAIYHHENEELTRSLVRNSLNAQPWIHNNLTAVISHFLGIVSTMHERCSSSLEVLFSSGNFDHHNAAFLQADLLEVMDFINDAIVSMDSFVSVYEPAAVFFSCPVEMSYGNEELLSLLARLHDSLIPSLQKGFRVIFADKQDDTVSNVLVSLKMLKIRLVKFGWQLLHLCYLSDEVFRDSIPLPAATKMFPANVEDPVIRADILVQTFREINSISLHSQESHLKETFLQDVERNFNILSRIERLRDGGWIFIDDEQFQYISGMLSSVYKEPYSASTPAPNQTLLMDEDAAISESNISQIRDLFPDYGKGFLAACLEVYDQNPEEVIQRILEGTLHEDLQNMDTSLETLPPAKSTTVGGNDKGKGKLIDSTPASSNPEVVRGKQQAEGPVMSSSASLGKFVRKSRADLPDRSILDKKDEKDTSRTAAMILQYEYEDEYDDSFDDLGLSVADSGVEENETLGDQINAKSGNSWATGSGNSVKNAPDSKWGSRKKPQYYVKDGKNYSYKVAGAVAVANSDEASLITQAQKELIHGLGRGGNLPLDAVKKVTDSYKEDDNQSQVSEMEGRGISGNSFGRGRKEGGKQVSSHQQQEKQSDDSEVDSNNQRGRGRGRGRGRGGGRNNHYQKDRAMKKHFSGMSGY, encoded by the exons GAGAAGAAGTTGCTTGAATTGCCGAAGTTGTTGGATATATGTGCCATATACCATCATGAAAATGAAGAACTGACAAGATCACTG GTTAGAAATTCTTTGAATGCTCAGCCTTGGATCCATAATAATCTGACTGCAGTAATATCCCATTTTCTAGGAATTGTCAGCACAATGCATGAACGTTGTAGTTCATCATTGGAG GTCTTGTTTTCTTCTGGAAACTTCGATCACCATAATGCTGCTTTTCTTCAAGCTGATCTGCTGGAG GTAATGGACTTTATAAATGATGCAATTGTATCAATGGACTCTTTTGTTAGTGTATACGAACCAGCAGCTGTTTTCTTCTCTTGCCCAGTAGAAATGAG TTATGGGAATGAGGAACTGCTGAGCCTCCTTGCCAGATTGCATGATTCACTAATTCCATCATTGCAAAAGGGATTCCGTGTGATTTTTGCTGACAAACAAGATGATACAGTATCTAATGTCTTAGTAAGTTTGAAGATGTTAAAAATTAGATTGGTGAAGTTTGGTTGGCAACTATTGCACTTGTGCTATCTAAGTGATGAAGTGTTCAGAGATAGCATCCCTCTTCCAGCTGCCACAAAGATGTTTCCTGCCAATGTAGAGGACCCAGTCATCAGAGCAGATATTCTGGTTCAAACATTTAGAGAGATCAATTCGATATCATTACATTCTCAGGAAAGCCATCTGAAGGAAACATTTCTTCAAGATGTTGAAAGAAATTTCAATATACTAAGCAGGATTGAGAGATTAAGGGATGGTG GATGGATATTCATTGATGATGAACAGTTTCAATATATATCTGGGATGTTGAGTTCTGTTTATAAGGAGCCGTATTCTGCCTCAACCCCTGCGCCAAACCAAACATTGCTGATGGATGAAGATGCTGCAATTTCAGAGTCAAACATCAGTCAGATTAGGGACCTGTTCCCTGATTATGGTAAAGGTTTTTTAGCTGCGTGTCTTGAGGTCTATGACCAGAATCCAGAAGAGGTTATTCAAAGAATTTTAGAGGGAACCCTTCATGAAGATCTGCAGAACATGGACACCTCACTAGAGACATTGCCACCAGCCAAGTCTACCACTGTGGGTGGGAATGATAAAGGAAAAGGTAAGTTAATTGATTCTACGCCAGCATCCTCAAATCCAGAAGTTGTTAGGGGGAAGCAACAGGCAGAGGGCCCAGTGATGTCATCCTCTGCTTCACTGGGAAAATTTGTGAGGAAATCTAGAGCTGACTTGCCTGATCGCAGTATTCTGGATAAAAAGGATGAAAAAGATACATCAAGAACTGCTGCTATGATTTTACAATATGAATATGAAGATGAGTATGATGACTCTTTTGATGACTTGGGTCTAAGTGTAGCAGATTCTGGAGTAGAAGAAAATGAGACACTGGGTGACCAAATAAACGCAAAGTCAGGGAATTCGTGGGCAACAGGGAGTGGAAACTCTGTCAAAAATGCCCCTGATTCAAAATGGGGCTCCAGGAAAAAGCCGCAGTACTATGTCAAGGATGGTAAGAACTACAGCTACAAAGTGGCTGGTGCAGTAGCAGTGGCAAATTCTGATGAAGCTTCGTTAATAACGCAAGCTCAGAAAGAATTGATACATGGCCTTGGACGTGGTGGCAACCTTCCTCTTGACGCGGTAAAGAAAGTGACTGATTCCTACAAGGAGGATGATAACCAATCCCAGGTTTCTGAAATGGAAGGGAGAGGGATTTCGGGCAATTCGTTTGGTAGGGGAAGGAAGGAAGGTGGAAAACAAGTTTCATCTCATCAGCAACAGGAGAAACAATCCGATGATTCCGAGGTGGATAGCAATAATCAAAGGGGGAGAGGGAGAGGAAGAGGGAGGGGAAGGGGAGGAGGAAGAAACAATCATTACCAGAAGGACCGAGCCATGAAGAAGCATTTCTCTGGAATGAGTGGTTATTAA